One genomic region from Anabaena sp. PCC 7108 encodes:
- a CDS encoding PAS domain S-box protein has translation MQASPHHFLLQSLESVIDLSPLTVALETPILDAIALMAAKSQGVLVKSASDVVGCLTQQDIVRLVATGTDLKTAQVAEVMQKSVIKLNIHTIKTLDSVISWLCQPQFQLIAVVDEDGEIIGTITPESICLALSVVEAEISNPRFVSSCPIVEHQLLQSPQILQLIIDTIPHSIFWKDINSVFLGCNRNFAKMVDFDNPENIIGKTDYDLLSNHEEAQFYCVSDAEIMRTNQPQYQTITPKQQADGSQMWLETNKVPLYNTKGEVVGIFGTLENITERKQAQDALKISEERFRNLVETSSDWIWEVDENCIYTYVSPKVRDILGYEPQEVLGKTPFELMPPAEAERVMQIFAPIAAERQSFKCLENTNCHQDGHLVVLETNGLPIFDVEGRFRGYRGIDRDITARKQEAAALWETQQQLHAILDNLPAVMYLLDTENKYLLVNRQYEKLFKTTQDQVVGKSVYDIWSDDIAKAFAVSNSQVIAGGIPLESEEVVPHEDGLHTYWSVKFPLKDANGVSYAICGISTDITDRKRTQEELYKSEESFRLLVEGVKDYAIYMLDQEGLVRSWNSGAECITGYQAAEIIGQNFSCFFPPEDVVNSLPKQQLDIAAGNGRCECESVFVRKDGSYFWANCILTALRDQTGQLRGFSKVTRDITERKLAEKSLLRLLKAIESTSDAVSIADISGQLSYVNSAFIDIFDYTESQLNADEGLSTNFHTKEVFKRVIETVHRGESWRGEVIMQSRSGESVHIDLRTDAIKDDTGMIVSVVSIYTDITQRKLIEEGLRLRDRAIAASSNGIVIADVTSPDSSIIYVNPAFERLTGYSADEVIGQNFLLIQSSDINQPGLQELSNAMQLGQDCTVILRNSCQDGSIFWHELNISPVYDADGYLTHYIGIQTDITERQQTETALLVSQERLQYLLTCSPAVIYASKAYEDFGAIFISENVQAMIGYEAREFTQSSDFWFSHIHPEDAPKVIAELSRVLGQTEYTLEYRFLHQDGIYRWVYDQGKVVWDEAGNPLELVGYWADITTRKQLEQELRVALETEKELNELKSRFISMTSHEFRTPLSTILSSSELLEHYSHKWTHEKQLTHLHRIQAAVNRMTEMLNDILVIGKGEAGKLEYRPLLFDLVKYCRQLVEEVSLNLKSQHLVYFSSPYESVCCYMDEKLLGHILNNLLSNALKYSPDGSLVNFTLTCQDGQAVFEIKDQGIGIPEEDMPRLFESFHRARNVGNILGTGLGLAIVKKCVDIHQGTIYVNTLPGVGSSFTVTLPLKQYHMR, from the coding sequence ATGCAAGCATCACCTCATCATTTCTTATTACAAAGCTTAGAGTCAGTGATTGACTTGTCACCGCTGACGGTTGCACTAGAAACACCTATACTAGATGCGATCGCTCTGATGGCGGCAAAATCTCAAGGTGTGTTGGTAAAATCAGCCTCAGATGTGGTTGGATGCTTGACACAACAAGATATAGTCAGGCTCGTAGCGACAGGGACTGATTTGAAAACAGCCCAAGTTGCGGAAGTGATGCAGAAATCAGTTATAAAACTCAATATCCACACAATTAAGACTTTAGATTCAGTAATATCATGGTTATGTCAGCCTCAGTTTCAGCTCATAGCAGTTGTAGATGAGGATGGTGAAATTATCGGCACTATCACCCCTGAAAGTATTTGTTTAGCTCTTTCTGTAGTAGAAGCAGAAATTAGTAATCCCAGATTTGTCTCTTCTTGCCCAATAGTCGAACATCAACTCCTGCAATCCCCTCAAATATTGCAGTTAATCATTGATACCATTCCCCATAGTATTTTCTGGAAAGATATAAATTCGGTCTTTTTGGGTTGTAATCGCAACTTTGCAAAAATGGTTGATTTTGACAATCCAGAAAATATCATCGGTAAAACAGATTACGATTTGCTTTCCAACCATGAAGAAGCTCAATTCTACTGCGTTAGTGACGCGGAGATTATGAGAACTAATCAGCCGCAATATCAAACTATCACACCTAAACAGCAAGCTGATGGTAGCCAAATGTGGCTAGAGACGAACAAAGTCCCTTTGTATAATACTAAAGGTGAGGTGGTAGGTATATTTGGTACATTAGAAAATATCACCGAGCGCAAACAAGCACAAGATGCTTTAAAAATCAGTGAAGAACGTTTTCGTAACTTAGTGGAAACTAGCAGTGATTGGATATGGGAAGTTGATGAAAACTGCATTTATACTTATGTCAGTCCTAAAGTCCGCGATATTTTGGGCTACGAACCGCAAGAGGTATTAGGAAAAACTCCTTTTGAATTAATGCCACCAGCAGAAGCAGAACGTGTGATGCAGATTTTTGCACCGATAGCTGCTGAACGACAATCATTTAAATGTCTGGAGAATACAAATTGTCATCAAGATGGTCATCTGGTAGTTCTGGAAACTAACGGATTGCCCATCTTTGATGTTGAGGGTAGATTCCGTGGGTATCGTGGTATTGATCGAGACATCACTGCTCGCAAGCAGGAAGCAGCGGCTTTATGGGAAACTCAACAGCAGCTACACGCAATTTTAGATAATTTACCAGCAGTGATGTATTTATTAGACACTGAGAATAAATACTTGCTAGTTAACCGCCAATATGAAAAGCTATTCAAGACTACTCAAGATCAGGTAGTGGGCAAGAGTGTGTATGATATCTGGTCTGATGATATTGCTAAGGCATTTGCCGTGAGCAACTCTCAGGTAATTGCAGGTGGTATACCTTTAGAAAGCGAAGAAGTTGTTCCCCATGAAGATGGTTTGCATACTTATTGGTCGGTTAAGTTTCCTTTAAAAGATGCCAATGGAGTCTCTTATGCTATTTGTGGTATCTCTACAGATATTACAGACCGCAAAAGAACCCAAGAAGAACTTTATAAAAGTGAAGAAAGCTTCCGTTTATTAGTAGAAGGTGTTAAAGACTACGCAATTTATATGCTTGACCAGGAGGGACTAGTCAGGAGTTGGAATTCTGGAGCTGAATGTATTACTGGATATCAGGCAGCAGAAATTATCGGGCAGAATTTTTCTTGTTTTTTTCCACCGGAAGATGTTGTTAACTCTCTACCAAAGCAACAATTAGATATAGCAGCGGGGAATGGTCGGTGTGAATGTGAAAGTGTTTTTGTTCGCAAAGATGGTTCCTATTTCTGGGCAAATTGTATTTTAACCGCATTACGTGATCAAACTGGTCAGCTACGAGGTTTTTCTAAAGTTACCCGTGACATTACGGAACGTAAATTAGCAGAGAAGTCTTTGTTGCGGTTGCTTAAAGCCATAGAAAGCACAAGTGATGCTGTTAGCATTGCGGACATATCTGGTCAGTTAAGTTATGTAAATTCTGCATTTATAGATATATTTGATTATACTGAAAGTCAATTAAATGCAGATGAGGGACTCTCAACTAATTTTCACACCAAGGAAGTATTTAAACGAGTAATTGAGACAGTCCACAGAGGTGAATCTTGGCGTGGTGAAGTGATCATGCAAAGTCGTAGTGGGGAAAGTGTACATATAGACTTACGAACTGATGCGATTAAAGATGATACTGGTATGATCGTCTCTGTAGTTAGTATATATACTGATATTACCCAGCGCAAGTTGATAGAGGAAGGGTTAAGACTGCGCGATCGCGCCATCGCTGCCAGTAGTAATGGTATTGTGATTGCGGATGTCACCAGCCCTGATAGTTCAATTATCTACGTCAATCCGGCTTTTGAACGTCTAACTGGTTACTCAGCAGATGAAGTCATAGGGCAGAATTTTCTTTTGATCCAAAGTTCTGATATTAATCAACCAGGATTGCAAGAACTCAGCAATGCTATGCAATTAGGACAAGATTGTACTGTAATTTTACGTAACTCTTGTCAAGATGGTAGCATATTTTGGCATGAGTTAAATATTTCCCCTGTTTATGATGCTGATGGTTATCTCACTCACTATATTGGCATTCAAACAGATATTACTGAGCGTCAACAAACAGAAACTGCATTACTTGTCAGTCAAGAGCGGTTACAGTATTTACTAACTTGCAGCCCAGCAGTTATCTATGCTTCTAAAGCATATGAAGATTTCGGCGCTATCTTTATTAGCGAAAATGTTCAAGCTATGATAGGCTATGAAGCGCGGGAATTTACACAAAGTTCTGATTTTTGGTTTAGTCATATTCACCCAGAAGACGCGCCAAAAGTAATTGCCGAACTTTCAAGGGTATTAGGTCAAACCGAGTACACGTTAGAATATCGCTTTTTACATCAAGACGGCATCTATCGTTGGGTATATGATCAAGGTAAAGTCGTCTGGGATGAAGCGGGTAATCCTCTGGAACTAGTTGGCTACTGGGCAGATATTACCACTCGCAAGCAATTAGAACAAGAACTAAGAGTAGCATTAGAGACAGAGAAAGAACTCAATGAACTTAAATCCCGCTTTATTTCCATGACTTCTCACGAATTCCGCACACCCTTGAGTACTATCCTTTCTTCTTCTGAGTTGCTAGAACACTATAGCCACAAATGGACACATGAAAAACAACTTACTCATCTGCACCGCATTCAAGCGGCTGTAAACCGGATGACAGAAATGTTAAACGATATTTTGGTGATTGGCAAAGGAGAAGCAGGAAAACTAGAATACAGACCATTATTATTTGATTTAGTCAAATACTGCCGTCAGCTAGTGGAAGAAGTAAGTTTGAATTTAAAAAGCCAACATTTAGTATATTTTAGTAGTCCATATGAATCTGTATGTTGCTATATGGATGAAAAATTACTAGGGCATATTCTTAATAACTTACTCTCCAATGCGCTCAAATATTCCCCAGATGGCAGTTTGGTGAATTTCACTCTCACTTGTCAAGACGGGCAAGCAGTATTTGAAATTAAAGACCAGGGAATTGGCATTCCCGAAGAGGATATGCCCCGATTATTTGAATCTTTTCATCGCGCTAGAAATGTCGGTAATATTTTAGGAACTGGATTAGGACTAGCAATTGTTAAAAAGTGTGTAGATATTCACCAAGGTACAATTTATGTTAATACTCTACCAGGAGTTGGCAGCAGTTTTACTGTTACTTTACCATTAAAACAATATCATATGAGGTAA
- a CDS encoding EAL domain-containing response regulator: protein MPKILIIEDEESVRENILDLLEAENFQTIAAANGKIGLNLATSEIPDLILCDMMMPELDGYGVLTALRKESLTAAIPFIFLTAKSAKSDFRQGMDMGADDYLTKPFTRSELLNAIITKLEKYANLKKSLSTQDKVHKLTERMQFLEPKLRWAIEQDNFQEFEIYYQPIIDISTGEIIGAESLLRWHSREIGSISPNEFIRLAEYNGLIVNIDKWVLKKVCQQLKIWQDSGINYLTIAVNLSAIEFNQPDLITTIVDLIESNNLENPGLEIELTETMVMQDVNSAIATMNQLRSLGIKIAVDDFGTGQASLSYISHFPMNTLKIDRSFIQNITYDYHKSAITKFLIKMGHELNLKIVAEGVETEAELSFLRQEKCDAIQGFIFSQALPVLEFEKLLFSKKCFYV from the coding sequence ATGCCTAAAATTTTAATAATTGAAGATGAAGAATCCGTTCGTGAAAATATTTTAGATTTATTAGAAGCTGAGAATTTCCAAACGATTGCTGCTGCTAATGGCAAAATCGGATTAAATTTAGCTACATCCGAAATACCAGATTTAATTTTATGTGACATGATGATGCCAGAATTGGATGGCTATGGTGTATTAACAGCTTTACGAAAAGAGTCATTAACTGCGGCAATTCCCTTTATTTTTTTGACTGCCAAATCTGCCAAATCTGACTTTCGTCAAGGTATGGATATGGGTGCAGATGACTATCTAACTAAGCCATTCACCCGGTCTGAATTATTGAATGCTATTATCACTAAATTAGAAAAGTATGCAAATTTAAAAAAATCTTTATCAACTCAGGATAAAGTTCATAAATTAACTGAGAGAATGCAATTTCTAGAACCAAAATTACGTTGGGCAATCGAACAAGATAATTTTCAAGAATTTGAAATTTATTATCAACCAATTATTGATATATCTACTGGTGAAATAATCGGTGCTGAAAGCTTGTTACGTTGGCATAGTAGGGAAATTGGTTCAATATCACCTAACGAATTTATTCGTTTAGCCGAATACAATGGTTTGATTGTCAATATTGATAAATGGGTATTGAAGAAAGTTTGTCAACAACTTAAAATTTGGCAGGATTCGGGAATTAATTATTTAACTATAGCTGTCAATTTATCGGCAATTGAATTTAATCAACCAGATTTGATTACCACAATCGTTGACTTAATCGAGTCGAATAATTTGGAAAATCCTGGACTAGAAATTGAATTGACAGAAACCATGGTTATGCAAGATGTTAATAGTGCAATCGCTACCATGAATCAATTACGCTCATTGGGCATCAAAATTGCCGTTGATGATTTTGGGACTGGACAGGCTTCATTAAGCTATATAAGTCATTTTCCTATGAATACACTCAAGATTGACCGTTCTTTTATTCAAAATATCACTTATGATTATCACAAATCAGCTATTACTAAATTCTTGATTAAAATGGGACATGAACTAAATCTTAAGATAGTTGCTGAAGGTGTAGAAACAGAAGCAGAATTATCCTTTCTCCGCCAAGAAAAATGTGATGCTATCCAAGGTTTTATATTCAGTCAGGCATTACCTGTATTAGAATTTGAAAAACTGTTATTTTCTAAAAAATGCTTTTATGTCTAA
- a CDS encoding phosphomannose isomerase type II C-terminal cupin domain produces MNQHQNQLESDINPISSHSGERYWGNVEVIEEGENYRISRVEIKARHGIKPQIHYHRHEHWVVVSGVAKVTCDNKETLLNCNQSTYVPAATLHQVENPGSIPLVILEIQNGEYLGEDDTERPFELPSV; encoded by the coding sequence ATGAACCAACATCAAAATCAGCTTGAATCCGACATAAATCCAATTTCTTCCCATTCAGGTGAACGCTACTGGGGTAATGTAGAAGTTATAGAAGAGGGCGAAAATTATAGAATTAGTCGGGTAGAAATTAAGGCTAGACACGGCATTAAACCACAAATTCATTATCATCGTCATGAACATTGGGTTGTCGTTTCTGGTGTAGCTAAGGTAACTTGTGATAATAAAGAAACATTGCTGAATTGCAACCAGTCAACCTATGTACCGGCAGCAACATTACATCAGGTAGAAAATCCTGGATCTATTCCTCTAGTAATTCTAGAAATTCAAAATGGTGAGTATTTGGGTGAAGATGATACAGAGCGTCCTTTTGAACTACCTTCAGTTTAA
- the ung gene encoding uracil-DNA glycosylase — protein MQNIQLPSSWQSVLSEELHKSYFGKLQNFLTEDRLSYDIYPPEEDVFSAFDLTPYEQVNVLLLGQDPYHNQNQAHGLCFSVKPGIKPPPSLVNIFKELKADLGFDIPNHGYLVQWAKQGMLMLNAVLTVRAHTPNSHKNQGWEIFTDAVISKVNQKKDPVVFVLWGGYAHKKLKLIDTNKHKVIQSAHPSPLSARNGFFGSKPFSTINSTLADWGKPEIDWEVGDW, from the coding sequence ATGCAAAATATCCAACTTCCTAGTTCTTGGCAATCTGTTCTATCTGAAGAATTGCATAAATCTTATTTTGGTAAACTCCAAAATTTTTTGACAGAAGATAGGCTATCTTATGATATTTATCCACCTGAAGAAGATGTTTTTTCTGCCTTTGATTTAACACCCTATGAACAAGTGAATGTCTTGTTGTTAGGGCAAGATCCCTATCATAATCAAAATCAGGCACATGGATTATGCTTTTCCGTCAAACCTGGTATCAAACCACCCCCATCTCTGGTGAATATTTTTAAAGAACTCAAAGCAGATTTAGGTTTTGATATCCCCAATCATGGTTATCTGGTGCAGTGGGCTAAACAGGGTATGCTGATGCTGAATGCGGTGCTGACTGTGAGGGCGCATACGCCAAATTCTCACAAAAATCAAGGTTGGGAAATATTTACAGATGCGGTGATTAGTAAAGTTAACCAGAAAAAAGATCCTGTTGTCTTTGTGCTTTGGGGTGGATATGCACACAAGAAATTGAAATTGATTGATACTAATAAACATAAAGTTATACAGTCAGCCCATCCTTCACCACTTTCTGCACGGAACGGATTTTTTGGTAGTAAGCCATTTTCAACTATTAATTCAACTTTGGCTGATTGGGGTAAACCGGAGATTGATTGGGAAGTTGGTGATTGGTAA
- a CDS encoding HEAT repeat domain-containing protein: MYDEDDLSLLDVGVELESPLDHIQPLTAESEVVKPDPELMLELLENPQSQQRMLAARAFCDIQDQRAIPHLIHLLTDSCPLVRVSASYAIGRNPSQDAVEPLITQLNRDFNGYVRKGVVWALGNCRDRRSLIPLANALRTDISAVRLWAASALAQMAGVGYEAVVGAIPPLIEALVQDPTAAVRSNSAWTIGQLCKELPSNVVYATAIDSLIQAFAEDKDLGVREDAKASLLGVGDPRGLQLIETLEQEGWF; this comes from the coding sequence ATGTACGACGAAGACGACCTAAGCCTACTGGATGTCGGGGTGGAGCTAGAAAGCCCCCTAGACCACATACAGCCACTTACTGCTGAATCAGAAGTGGTAAAACCTGATCCTGAATTAATGCTGGAACTTCTGGAAAATCCCCAGTCCCAGCAACGAATGTTAGCTGCGCGTGCTTTCTGCGATATTCAAGATCAACGAGCAATTCCTCATTTAATTCACTTACTAACTGATAGCTGTCCTCTCGTGCGAGTCAGTGCCTCCTATGCCATCGGACGTAATCCTAGCCAGGATGCAGTGGAGCCATTAATTACTCAACTGAACCGTGATTTTAATGGCTATGTCCGCAAAGGTGTAGTTTGGGCTTTAGGAAATTGCCGCGATCGCCGTTCCTTAATCCCCCTGGCCAACGCGCTCAGAACCGATATTTCCGCCGTGCGTCTTTGGGCAGCAAGCGCCCTAGCACAGATGGCAGGAGTGGGTTATGAGGCGGTTGTAGGTGCAATTCCCCCCCTCATTGAAGCCCTAGTTCAAGACCCCACCGCCGCAGTGCGAAGCAACAGCGCCTGGACAATTGGTCAACTGTGCAAAGAACTGCCTTCTAATGTAGTTTATGCCACAGCCATTGATTCCTTAATTCAAGCCTTTGCCGAAGACAAAGATTTAGGAGTACGAGAAGATGCAAAAGCATCACTTTTGGGTGTGGGTGATCCTCGTGGTTTGCAGTTAATTGAAACTCTCGAACAAGAAGGCTGGTTTTAA
- a CDS encoding N-acetyltransferase, with the protein MNSLLPGYNIRRGSTVDRALLVKFMQRTYEEMFPNQDFSHLALTVEQYFSANTPVWWVEEAREQGSGSGSEQFSPLPPAYSAPVACVWVGNAIDQLHGDRHAHIFLLYVAPEHRRRGIGSTLMNYVENWVKQKGDALGEQSYRQIGLQVFQSNTPALQLYHQLGYQTQSLWMVKSLR; encoded by the coding sequence TTGAATTCCTTACTACCCGGCTACAACATTCGCCGAGGCTCCACCGTAGATCGCGCCCTCCTCGTCAAGTTTATGCAGCGGACTTACGAGGAGATGTTCCCCAATCAAGATTTTTCCCACCTAGCCCTCACAGTTGAACAATATTTCTCCGCCAATACCCCTGTATGGTGGGTAGAAGAAGCAAGAGAGCAGGGATCGGGGAGTGGGTCAGAGCAATTTTCACCTCTGCCTCCTGCTTACTCTGCCCCCGTAGCCTGCGTCTGGGTTGGTAACGCCATAGATCAACTACATGGCGATCGCCATGCTCACATTTTTCTCCTCTATGTAGCCCCAGAACATCGCCGTAGAGGTATTGGTTCAACCTTAATGAACTATGTAGAAAATTGGGTAAAACAAAAGGGCGATGCCCTCGGCGAGCAGAGCTATCGCCAAATCGGACTACAAGTATTCCAGTCCAACACACCAGCATTACAGCTTTATCATCAACTTGGTTATCAAACACAATCCCTGTGGATGGTAAAATCTCTTCGTTAG